The stretch of DNA GAGTGTTCTCGGgatgtccgcgtcgacctcgcgacCGGGGCTGCtggtcgcgccggggacgggtgAAGGCCGCGAGATGTGCGCGTGCGGTTCGGGGCGCGAATCTTGCTGCGAGCTTGCCGAGGAGGGTTGGCGCGCGTTCCTGTGCGCGGtgagggaggaggagatccGGGAGGAAGAGATTCGGGAGGAGGAGATTCGGGAGGAGAGCCAgagggtcgcggcgctcgcggcgtcggagcggGACGAgtcggacgccgtcgaggacgacgggaaTATTCCCATGTTCCCCATCGGCGCCCCGTTGTCGCACTCGCACCCGAGCGGTGGCGAGAGTCCGCCGCACCAGTACCGACGCGTGTCATACCTCATAGACTAATTTAGACTCTATGTGCAATCTAGTTTTCTAGCTACTAGCCAAGTGTCACTTACTTCCTCTCCTTCTTGGAAgacttcttctccttcttccccttcttctccttcttggaCTTCTTAACCTTCCTCTCGCTGACATCGCTATCCGACCGCGAGCGCTTCAGCGACTCCGGGCGTCGTCTGAACAGGTGAATCACGcacgcgccaccgcccgtcCTTCTAAAGTCTGGGTGCAAACTTGTCACCGGCACCTCTGTCCGCTCGAAatcccgcgcggtcgcctcgcTGAAAAATTTAGTCTCCGCCATCGGGTGATGCACCGGATACCTCTGCACGTTGCCTATGACCACCAGCGTCGACGGCCCGCTGAGGTCGCACATGGTCTTTACCAGGAGCTTCCATTTTTGGGGGTCGTTCCCGTACACGACGTCGGATGCGAGGATGAGCTTGGGGGGCTCGGAGAGGCCGAGGTGTTCAAGAGGCTCGTCACATCCCCAAACCAGGCGGGACAccctcgccttggcctcagGGGAGGTGTTTGTCTCTATGTTTTGTgagaggagctcgagaacgtcatcgtcgcctgTTGAAAAAGGAAATAAACGCGTGCGTCAGATTGAGACGGGCTTCGAAGGTGGGGACGTCAGGATGAAAGCGGACAAGGAAGTGTCTGGAAGCTACTATCAGAGATGCAATCATTGCCCGGAGGCGATTGTTGTCAGCGAAACTTCCAAAATCTCATGTACGCCCTATTTGAAACTCCAAGGACATTGACGGTCCAGTAGAGGGATTAACGAAGGGCGACAACCAAAAAACCGAGGACAAAAATTCGAGTTTGCGAGTGAAACATAAGTGACTGTAACGCACCGTCCGTGGCCACCATTTCCAACCCGAGCTTAGACGCGACGATCGATGGGAGGCCAAGCCCGGCTCCGAGCTCCACGCCGGTCATACCACGCCAACCCCCGCTCTCGTTCGGTCCCCACGCACCGCGCATAACTTCGGCCATCTCATCGGATCCCGTCGGCGTGCTCTGCCGGGACAGCCACTCCGCCAGCACAAAGCTTCCTTCCCAAAGCGCTACCCCGGTGTTACCCCGCCCCCAGCCCCCGCAGCTAtcgtccacgcgcacgcggtcGGTGCCCTGATAGCTCGTCGGGGTCTTGGAGCTGAGTTTCACAAATGAACTCTCGGCGTGTGTGGACAGAGCCGGGAACTCGTACGAGAGTGTCCTCTGCTTGGAGACTGCCTTCGCGAGCTTTGAGTCTTTCCCTCCGAGCCTCTCGAAGGCGCCGAGAAACTTGAGCAACTCCTGCGAGTTAAAATCATCGAGACGTTTCCGCGCGGTTCGGCCTATGCGCTCCACCAGGTCCGGCTTAGCCTCAGCGTTCACACCGAGCGCAGCTAACGCCCATGAGGTGTTAGTCAGATCCCGAGGGTTGAATTCCGCTACCCGTTCCTTGCTCATTGCGCCCATAGCCGCGTTCAGCATACTCTCATCCTTGAAATCCAGCAAACCGAACGCACACACAATCATCGTGAGTTGCTGGGACGAAAAGCGtgcctcgtcctcgccgaggtgggCGACAAAtgcggcggagatggcgtCGAACAGCCGCTTCTTCTTGAACCCGAGCTTTGAAAATGACCACGCGAGGTTGGCCACGTCTTGGGGGTTGAGCGCCGAAGCGAAGGGCTGCTCCAGGGCGAGCACGGCattcgccaccgcgtccatcagTCTCGGGTGGAGCGTGCCCAGCTTCGCgtacgccatcgccgccttcgcaagctgccgcggcgtcgcctcgcccgcgcgattGCCAAAGGCTCTCGCCACCGTCTCCGCGCAATCCGCGGGCCAGCGCCCGCtcccgaacgccgccgcggaccacGCGCACATGGAAAGCTCCTGGGTGTTcatgcgcggcgcgagtgtcgcggcggcggtcgccaaCGCGCCCGCCAGGTCatcgccacccgcggcgcccatctTGGCGCACGCCCACGACATGTTCGCCACGTGTTGGGGCTCCAGCCGCTGCGCCTCGATCCACCGTCTCGTGATCCTCGACGCCAaagcctccgtcgcgtcgcgcgcggtgcgctcgACGGGACCGACGATggtcctcccgccgccgtccccgtcgccgtcccccgcggtgagcttcgcgagcgcgtggagaATGTTGGCAATCTCCTGGGGGTTGAAGTCCTCGGCCCgggccttcgccgcggcgcacaccTCCCCGAACACCCGCCCGTACTTGAACCCGCCCCCGGTCGTGGACACGCCTTCGCCGTGcgtcacgtccgcgtcgagcttcGCGAGGGACATCGCCACGTTGCTGATCCCCTGCGGCGTCCactcccgcggcgcgttcgcgcgccagccgccCGGTCCGGCCCCCTTGGGGTTACGCTGAGgcccgccgggcgccgccgaagccctGGGCAGGGagaccgcgatggcgtcggcgaccgcgcgcacgagctcggaTCGCGACGGGTCCAGCccgagcttcgcggcgccccagatggcgttggcgagctcctgcgGGTTGAACTTGGACGCGTGCATGATCGCGGCTGTCTCGATgccctcgacgaggtcggccgcgcggtggccgagctcgagcttgCCGCACGCCCACAGCATGCTCGCGAGCTGCCTTGACTCCACGTGGCGCGGGTCTTTGCTCAccagcctcgcggcggcgtcgagcaaTCGCGCGAACTGCTCCTGGAGAACCCTGGGAACGCCCGGGAGGGCGGACGATGTCGGCGAGAGCAGGCGGTGGGTGTCGGGGCACTTGGCGAGCCTCTGGAGCGCGGTCCCGCAGTTTACGAGGTTGAACTCATCGACGGAGTCTCTCACGATCGCGAGGACATCGGCCGCAAGTGTCTTCCGGGCCAGCTCCTGGTTCAGCTGGACCTGCCTCGAACTCAtagtccgcgcccgccgccgaaaaTTGAACGAGGTTAGTTTTTGGCACACGGGTCACCGGCAAGCCAGAGGCGAGGGGACACCTTCACGGGGCGACTTGATCCATGCGAAGCGGATGCGGGGAACGATGCAGATACGTCCTCATCAGGCGTCGCCCATGTGGAGTGGGCGTCaccacctcgcgcgggtTAACCTCAACAATTCCGGGCGGCCTCTGGAAAAAGGTCCGGGCACCGCAGGTGATTTGGCCGTCTGGGAGCACCACGGAAAAACTCTCGGAGGCTGGCGCAACTGGCGATGGATGTCAACACTTCTCACAAACGATCGTAATAAAACCATCATCACAGATGATGTCGCGCCGTCTCTGTTGCGCGCGCACCCGCGTacgctcctccgcgtccgcctctcGTTAATCGTAAAGGAGGAACCCTCGCCTGACTTCCGCGAACTTCTCCAGTTGCGACTCCCACTCGGCGATAACGCCCTCGACCTTctcgtcatccgccgcgtccacagcctccctcagcgcggcgctgccCGTGAGCATGTCGATGAACGGGGTCTTCTTCGGGTcccatcgcgcgggcggcgggggcgccgggggaacgggcgaccgcgggggcAACCCGGGCCTTCGACCGGGCCTTCGAGCGCTCTCGGGGCTCCAGggaacctcgccgtcgtcgccgcgccagccgcgatCGTCCTCGGAGCTGTACCCGTCGTCCGAGGAGCGTTCATCCGGGTAGTATCCTCCCTTCCTGGAGTAGTTGGAGTAGGTGGATTTGGCGGGGGAGCGCAGCACCGCCGAGTTCTCGGCGCGCCATCTCGCGTTCTCGACCCTGGCCCGCACCGTCGCCTGCTCCCGCCACGCAAACTCCCCGGGGTAGCACCGCCTCAGGGCCAACAGAATTTCGACTCCCTCCCTGAACAGGGCGTTCTCGATTCCGCGCGGGTACACCTGCACGCCGGACACGATTCGTCCCTGCAGCGCGCCCGAGGTTGGGGTGAAATACGCCTCGCGGTacttcgccgcgggtccaTCGACGGGGGCTCCTTCGCGAATTCGAATCATTTTCCCGCTCGGCGGTCGGCTCAGTCTGCTCTTGCTCTTCTTCCTCCCTTTCCCCTTGGCGCTcttcccgccgcggggcttcttgccgatgccgccgcgcggggtgccgGGCGAGGGCCTGGCGCCGTTCTTGCGCGGGCTGTTCCCCGGGGAAGACTCCGCGTAATTGGGCCTGTAGTTGAGCCCCCGCTTCACGGAGCTTCGGCCCCGGCGGCTCGGGGCCGgctccgtctcctcctcctcggacctCGGCTGCGGTGACTCGTTCGAAGCGTCCAGTGGCGCGACGGaccgagccgccgacgcgggtgtTCGTCTCATGAGAAAGTCCGCGAGTCGCCCATCCGCCCACGTCGCGCCCACCAGCTCGAAAGGCGCGGTTGTCCCTTTCCCCTCGCAGCAGTTGGTACCCTCCAGAAGCGCGCCTCCCACGTACGCCAGTGCGGTTCGCGGGGTGGGCATGTTGGGCGACGGGGGTACCCACGGAAGTCCGGTCTCCTCCCAGGTCATGCGTCGCCTGTAACCGCGCATGGCCACGACGCTGAGCTTCACGGATTTGCGAGAGCCGTTGTCaggatcggcggcgacgtacttTTTGTTGAGGAACCACGCCAGCTCGCCCACCGTCATGCCGTGCCGCACCGGGATGGGCTTGCGACCCACGAGGCTCTCGCACCCTACCGCGATGTCCACCGGCCCCTCcagcacctcgccgcccagcGGGTTGGGTCGATCCAGCACCACGACTGATATCGGCTTCTTagccgaagccgcggcgaccatgACGTCGTAGAGCGTCCAGACGTACGCGTAGTATCTGGCGCCCACGTCCTGGATgtcgaaggcgacgacgtccacgccggaTCGCTCCAGTATCGCGGTGAGCTCGGGGCCCTTCTTCAGGTACGTGTCGTACACCGGGAGCCCCGTGCGCTGGTCGACGAAGGACCCGTCGGATCCGTTCTCCTTGTCGGAGTCGTAGCTGCCGTACGGGTTGGAGTTCTGGCCGACGCCTCTGAAGCCCTGCTCGGGGCCGAAGACCGCGCGGATGTCCACGGTACCGACAGATGCGTGCATGACGTCGACCGTGTGCTCCAGGGTGGTCGGTAGGACGCCCGTGGGGTTGCTCACGACGCCAACCTTCTTGCCTCTGAAGATTTTCCAGTTGTCGTCCTTGGCAACCTCCaggccgacgcgaacgcgccttccgtcgtcgcgtgATCTGGACCTTCCCGCACGCTTGCGGACGGCCGAGAGCACACCATTGGCGGCGATCagcgcgccagccgcggcgccggccaGGAACAAGAtcagaggcggaggctgttGCTGCGCCATCGAAGTGAGTTGGTCGAGATCCACCCCTTAACAACCTCTCACACGGAGACAGCTGGAAAATCGAGAATCGAGATCTCGAATATTCAAAAGTGGCGTGTGCCATCGCGAACAAACCCTTGTTTTGGGTTCAGTACGGCCCGTTGCACGCCGCGCACACGCAAACAGTCAGGCCCTGAACCCAATTTAGTCGCCGtagcgcgtgcgcgcccgcCAAACGGGGTCAGGATCCAAAGCGAAGCGCGCAGGGGAGTGTCCGAGGGTGCACAGACCGCGAGGACAGGAGAAACTTCACGCTTAGGTTCTCCCAGACACGCACACCATGGCGGCTCCGCCCGTCACCGTGAAGGAGGTGGTCTCGGTGAGTCCCGTGACAGCATTagacgtcgc from Micromonas commoda chromosome 3, complete sequence encodes:
- a CDS encoding predicted protein is translated as MAQQQPPPLILFLAGAAAGALIAANGVLSAVRKRAGRSRSRDDGRRVRVGLEVAKDDNWKIFRGKKVGVVSNPTGVLPTTLEHTVDVMHASVGTVDIRAVFGPEQGFRGVGQNSNPYGSYDSDKENGSDGSFVDQRTGLPVYDTYLKKGPELTAILERSGVDVVAFDIQDVGARYYAYVWTLYDVMVAAASAKKPISVVVLDRPNPLGGEVLEGPVDIAVGCESLVGRKPIPVRHGMTVGELAWFLNKKYVAADPDNGSRKSVKLSVVAMRGYRRRMTWEETGLPWVPPSPNMPTPRTALAYVGGALLEGTNCCEGKGTTAPFELVGATWADGRLADFLMRRTPASAARSVAPLDASNESPQPRSEEEETEPAPSRRGRSSVKRGLNYRPNYAESSPGNSPRKNGARPSPGTPRGGIGKKPRGGKSAKGKGRKKSKSRLSRPPSGKMIRIREGAPVDGPAAKYREAYFTPTSGALQGRIVSGVQVYPRGIENALFREGVEILLALRRCYPGEFAWREQATVRARVENARWRAENSAVLRSPAKSTYSNYSRKGGYYPDERSSDDGYSSEDDRGWRGDDGEVPWSPESARRPGRRPGLPPRSPVPPAPPPPARWDPKKTPFIDMLTGSAALREAVDAADDEKVEGVIAEWESQLEKFAEVRRGFLLYD
- a CDS encoding predicted protein, translating into MSSRQVQLNQELARKTLAADVLAIVRDSVDEFNLVNCGTALQRLAKCPDTHRLLSPTSSALPGVPRVLQEQFARLLDAAARLVSKDPRHVESRQLASMLWACGKLELGHRAADLVEGIETAAIMHASKFNPQELANAIWGAAKLGLDPSRSELVRAVADAIAVSLPRASAAPGGPQRNPKGAGPGGWRANAPREWTPQGISNVAMSLAKLDADVTHGEGVSTTGGGFKYGRVFGEVCAAAKARAEDFNPQEIANILHALAKLTAGDGDGDGGGRTIVGPVERTARDATEALASRITRRWIEAQRLEPQHVANMSWACAKMGAAGGDDLAGALATAAATLAPRMNTQELSMCAWSAAAFGSGRWPADCAETVARAFGNRAGEATPRQLAKAAMAYAKLGTLHPRLMDAVANAVLALEQPFASALNPQDVANLAWSFSKLGFKKKRLFDAISAAFVAHLGEDEARFSSQQLTMIVCAFGLLDFKDESMLNAAMGAMSKERVAEFNPRDLTNTSWALAALGVNAEAKPDLVERIGRTARKRLDDFNSQELLKFLGAFERLGGKDSKLAKAVSKQRTLSYEFPALSTHAESSFVKLSSKTPTSYQGTDRVRVDDSCGGWGRGNTGVALWEGSFVLAEWLSRQSTPTGSDEMAEVMRGAWGPNESGGWRGMTGVELGAGLGLPSIVASKLGLEMVATDGDDDVLELLSQNIETNTSPEAKARVSRLVWGCDEPLEHLGLSEPPKLILASDVVYGNDPQKWKLLVKTMCDLSGPSTLVVIGNVQRYPVHHPMAETKFFSEATARDFERTEVPVTSLHPDFRRTGGGACVIHLFRRRPESLKRSRSDSDVSERKVKKSKKEKKGKKEKKSSKKERK